The DNA sequence GTAGTTTTAGGTGTTTGAAGGTGAAAGAAGCATACCAAGGAACTAACACGAGCTTGAAACTGCCGACTTGTACGAAGTTTCTCCTACTAGGTAAGCTATTTTATCCTGATAGCTTAATGATCCCAGAATTAAATATTTCAATGTAACACTTGGCACAAGTATATTTCTGATTTGTGCTTGCAGTAGGAGGGTACCTCACAAATGAAGATGGCGTTAAGGTAGATGTGAATGAAATATTACATGTAACACCGAACAAAGCAACAAAAGAGTCAAAATCAGTAACCTTACAAGCGACAACTATAATGAGTCTCACAGTCAAGTGAAAATTAGAAAGATGAAGGAGGAGTTCCGATAGAAAAATAGAAAGGCACAAGAGAAGGCAATGTTATAAATTATGGAGACGGAAAGTCGGAAAGAAATATGACTTTTTTGGAATATAAGCTTATTTAAGGCATGGAGAATTGAGAGGAGCAATTAGAaatgaaaataaaagaagaaCAGTGAcaggaaaaaaatataaaaagaaaaaggacAGTAGTAGAAAAGAACTATATAACAATAGTAATAGAAATACATGTTCTACCGAGACAAAATTTGGATGATTTACCTCCGTGGAAAGGATGATTCATTCGAATCGACATGAGAGTCCAACTACAATGCCAGAATCCATGTTGTATATTTGAAAGAGGTTGACCTCCTTACTTCTCTCATAGGGTGCAACATTCGGGCTGCTTTGCCTAGCAGCACGACACTTGTATTGCTCTCCCAGAACCCCGTTTTCATGATTTAGGCTGCTCTCATTTCGCTCGCCGCTACTACGGAAatcacttttgctttcttttcctcTAGCTACATACTAAGATGTTTCAGTTCGCCGGGTTGTCTCTTGCCTGCCCATGGATTCAGCAGCAATTCGAAAGATTGCCATATTCGGGAATCTCCGGATCTATGCTTATTTTTAACTTCCCGAAGTATTTCATCGATTACTACGCCCTTCCTCGTCTCTGGGTGCTTAGGTATCCACCGTAAGCCTTTCCTCATTTGAACATCGCCCTTCACTTTTAAGGCTATGCCATCCTAAGGTGCTGCTAAATGGATGGATCTTATCATCGTCCATGAGTAATAAATCATAGATCGAACCGCCGAATCGAAAAAATTGGGTGCTATCAGAAAGCTTTGTATCGGCTAAGTTCACGAGTTGGAGATAAGCGGACTCGAACTGCTGACATCCGCCGCAGGCTAAACCACCGTCTCTCAGGTCCCCCGACTGATTCTACCATAGAGGCCAACGATAGACAATAACTCCCTCCCGAACACCCCCTAGCTACGTACTAAGATGTTTCAGTTCGCCGGGTTGTCTCTTGCCTGACCATGGATTCAGCAGCAGTTCGAAAGATTGCCATATTCGGGAATCTCCGGGTCTATGCTTATTTTCAACTTCCCAAAGCATTTCATCGATTACTACGCCCTTCCTCGTCTCTGGGTGCTTAGGTATCCACCGTAAGCCTTTCCTCATTTGAACATCACCCTTCACTTTTAAGGCTATGCCATCCTAAGGTGCTGCTAAATGGATGGATCTTATCATCGTCCATGAATGATAAATCGTAGATCGAACCGCCGATTCGAAAAAATTGGGTGCTATCATAAAGCTTTGTATCGGCTAAGTTCACGAGTTGGAGATAAGCGGACTCGAACCGCTGACATCCGCCGCAGGGTAAACCACCGCCTCTTAGGTCCCCCGACTGATTCTACCATAGAGGCCAACAATAGACAATAACTCCCCCCCGAACACAGCTCCACCCCGAACACAGCTTACAACTTTCATCGTACTGTGCTCTCCAAAGAGCAACTCTTCTCAAATCTCACTCAAAAGGTGCTGAGTTGGAATCTCATTATAACTAAGAATGAGTCATTGCCCTTCTCCGACCCTAACTACCCAATCTGAGAGCGGACAGCTAATGCGTTTCACTTATTGAACAGGGTTCTATGGTCGGTCTGTGACCCTTGGATACCGAAGGTGTCCTTAGGGTGATCTCGTAGTTCCTACGCGGTGGAGATGATGGGGTCGGTCAATTGattttccttccttttcttttgcCGCATTTCTCTCAAAGGGTTGAAAGGAGATAGTGCATCAATCTGTTTGCAAGGGCCAACTTCATCCTCTTCCCCAGAAATCTCAAATGAGGAAACCTTGGGAGAGCCACCGACTCCAACTACCGTCCTGACCAACTGCCATCCTACCTCCTCGGTAGTGGACTGAAATAGCAACTTGCCTTTGGCACTTATTTGATTTGCTTTGTTCTGTTAGTAGTTTCttcactctttttttttcttgatcttttcttttcatttcattttgttttattcaaaaagaagaaaattcagaAATAAAAAGGTTTCACTATCTAATGAACAAAAGGTCAGTATCCATATATATGTATCTAATATAAAATTAGACCGAGAGAATCATGCAGACACAAaatcatttctttttttttttgagattgaAAATATAAAAAGATTATTTCTAATTTCATTGATGTCTTTAATTTATAACCGTGTGAATAAATTTATTAGTTTTATTATATAAATCTACTGATATTCTTAATAATTTCTTTTATCTCAACGCAAATATTTTGCATCTCTaaactcaaaataatatttttatctttaaattcgaattcaaattattttctttataaaaaataTTAGTACTTTAAATTGGCAGTTTTTATAAGAGACTAGCATATTAGGAAGAAACTACTTCTCAATCTGAACAGgcagttttttctttttttattttattattttaaaactcCAAATGTCGTAAAAATCTACACTTGTCATAGGGACCAAACTAAAGTAAACAAGCTCATGTGCGGACTGCAAATTCAAACTAGAACACAGCCAGGCTAATCGATATGCTTTCAGCAGCAGCAGAATCTTGGAGAGGTTGCAAGACAAGTTGATCCAAATGGAAGATGATGGCACTATCAAACCAAAATAGACACACATCATGATCATGTATTTGATACCTATATGATAATCTTATTGCAGAAGGCAAAAGGGTTGAACAAAAATTTGGAActaccacaacaatagaatctcatGAGAGGTCGCGAAAGAGGGCACTCTCTCAAGCGTAATACATGCAAGTTCTCCTCAAAGGACGGACAATACTTCACCAACTATCTTCTCTCATAGAAATGTCAAATAACTCGATACCTTGGGACTGTAATGCAAGTATGAACTGATGCGGGAGTGATCACAAACAAGAGTTCGTCCTCTTATAACCTCCGATATTGGTCCTTGGTGAAAAAGGGATGCCGTAGCGCATCATGAGCCGTCATCCTGATAGATGGATCGAATCTAAGGAGGCCTTGCAACAGGTCTATAAGATCTCCAGCTGAATGATCAACATGCTGCATCACCAAATTCTGCACCAAAGCCCAGACAATTCACATAAGATTTTGGCATATGAAAAACAAGTATTAAAGTGCATACAAATTATTAATCCACCTGAAGACGAGGCAGCTTCATCACAGACTTTATGCTCTCTCTGGAAGTGGCACCTTCAGGCCAGTCTAATCTACCCCTCCTTACATATTTCTCCGCATGCCGACTATCCAAATGAAAAAGGGATAAGTTAATTTCTGATAGTATATGATGACATGAACATACTAAAATGGCACTCACTCCACTCTTTTTAACATTTGTGATGGTAGTGGACCCAATACTCTTTCCATCATCGCCAGGTGCTCCAAATTCTCGTGTGTCTGGAATAAAGCTTCACCCTGCAAAACCACCACACATGAATGAATACCCAGTGTGTCTTCCATCAACATATTAACATCTGGCTCAGAACAAACAGATTAATGAGAAAATCAGATGCTAGCAACTACCGAGCATAGTTCTATCAAGATGCAGCCCACGCTCCATAAATCACACGGGTAGCTCCATCCAAGGCCTGAAACAAACATAAAACCCAGTAATCAAGTAAAAGGACAACGCTAAATTAGCGAGACTTCGTTGAAAGGGGAAGAAAATCTTAACACACCAAGAATAACTTCAGGTGCACGGTAATGTCGTGTGGACACAATATAGTTGTGATCTGGTCGTTCGTAAGCAGTACTACCAAAATCAATTACTTTGATAGCACTTGACTTTGGTAACCTTTTAGAAAATGATCTGTCTCTGTGTGACCATGGTGTACCCTAAAGACAAGTAAAGGAACAACAGAGATTTAAATGATGTGGCATGATCACCAGAGGGCTAGTTAATTCTAGTTATTATAAGAGTATAACACACTCCTAAGAGCTTGAAAAGCAGAACTCTACATACCTTGTAGTCAGGCACTTTTATGTAGTCTGCAGAAACAAAGAGTATATTCTCGGGCTTAAGATCCGTATGGATGAGACGCATATCATGCATGACTGAAAACAAAGGCCACAATAAGCATTCACAGTTTACAATAAAGTGTCTCCAATGCAGTGGTGGCAAATGCAAtataaagattgcaactttactAACAAACCAGAAAAGAATAATGCAAAAGGTGAATTCTTGAGACCAAGAGAACAAAAAATGGCCAAGTATCTGATACTAGAAAAGTGAACTGAAGAAGTATAGACCACACACATGCTACACATTCCAACAATTGCCTCCCAATTTCACGAACTAGATCAACCGGAAATGCGCGATAACTGTTTTTCCGTAGAAAATCGAATAAGCTTGGCCCAAGCTTCTCAAACACCTGTTAAGACCATTAAATTCATTGCAAGCCTTAAGTCCCCATAGAATTCACAAAGTTGGGGAAATCAGGTTACCACAAATCAACAATATACTTACTAAACAAATATGGTTACGATAATCAAACCAGTTCCGTAATTGGACACAACTGCACAGAAGGAACTTCTTTAACCATCACATGCAAACTTGCATTTTTAaatatgaagaagagccattatATACAACATAGACAAGACATACCGGCTTCCACCCCTATCATATCTCCCTAGCAACTGAAGCACGTCAACTTCTACCATTGCCGCTTCACGATACTTCTTGATACTTCGGATAATTTTGATGGCAACAAATCCCTTCTGCTCTCTGTCCCAGCATTCTAGAACTTGCCCAAAGGTACCTGGTGAACTATAAAATTGAAGAGAGATCCATGGCCAAACAAGAGCGATTAAATCGtatattaagaaaagaaatttagACTGACCTTCACCAATCTTTTTGAGAATTTTATCTGCAATTACAGGAATGAAAATGAGTGAGAATATTATGGAGGAGATAGGCGTATACTTGCAAAATGCAATTAAACTAAAGGACTTCAGGTTATGTTGTCTCATATAGACATGATGAGAAATGAGTTTTTGAAATTGGAAAAGCTTCAAGATTCTGTCAGGTATAGGAGAGATATCTTAATCCTTAGTTTGGTCCTCACTAGAATAGGAAGGAAGGTCAATTCCCGAAGTTCATGCAAGCAAAACAACATCTATAAAACAATGTGCAACCtcattttttttgataaggtagtAGTCACTTATTATGCCAGAGAAGAAAAATAGAACGTTGAGAAGAAAACGTATTCCTTCACTATTAGGATCTTATTCACTTACTTTATCCGATAAGTAGAGGTATATCTTGCAACAAAAAAGGGATACTTCCATATACAAGATGCAAAATGATCAGAAAGAATAGCTGATTTTCTATGCATTTTTTGGTTTCTACTTGCTAAttacataacaacaacaacaacaacaacaacaacaacaacaacccagtataatcccactagtggggtctggggagggtagtgtgtacgcagaccttactcctaccctagggtagagaggctgtttccgatagaccctcggcttcctccctccaagaactccccaccttgttcttggggtgactcgaactcacaacctcttggttggaagtggagggtgcttatgGACAAAAAGATGGACTTCAACACGACCAGACACATAATTACACAAAATTCCataaacaactggaatataagagCCAACCAAAATGAACCTCACACATATTTTAATCAAGCAGAACCTATCACATATATAACATGGTGATGAAAAAAATTTGTAATTACAGCGAGTAGTTAAATTCTCTCCAAGCTCAAACATGTAATGTCCATCTTTGTCATCATCTCGCCGTGGGGGAGAGCCTTTTTGAGCCAGTCCTTTTACATATAAACTATCATGATCGGGTAGTAACCTTGAATGCACATAGCTCGATGAATTGCCAACCTCTTGCCCATAATATATTCCTGACTGAGCCTACAGACAACCATTCATTCATATTCTTCTGAAAAAGATATAACATAAAATCTACCCTATATTTAAAACTAAACTGAATTTTGAAATATTTGCAAGAGTAACAACCAAGATGAATATTTTCACGCAATCCCCAACTCAACAACGAACTCACTAAGCTAGACAAGACCATTGAATTGGTACAAAACTATTGACACGAGAGAAACAACAAACATTTGTCACGCAACAAATATTCTCACACCAACATCATAAGATTGATGACTGGTCAAATGCTACTGCACCTTTCAGTTTAAATCGCTCATAAATCTTCCTATTCCAACGagattttttttaccttttcatcATGATTCAATTCAATGTTTAACCACGCAAAATTCAGATGCCAATGATACTCAAAAGAACCTTAAGAAATAATGTTCTTATAAAATTACAGATTTCAGCCGGATTTGTTTtttaatttcattatttttcCTCAAAGTAAAGTCCCCGAATTCATGGAGTCAAACATCAGATCCAAATTAAACAAACAAAATTTTATCGGAAGATATCCAATATATATCTCAAACTGAAATCTGCAGTTCTAACCAATAACTCAAGCATCAAATTATCCTCCAAAATCCTATCTTTTATTCACCAATAACTTAAAACCTCATATGGTTCACGAGAACTTTCATAGAACCAGAACTTCAATTTTAATCAAAATACTCAGCATCCAACTAACACTTTTTGGGTCATTTGTCAAACTTCTCCCAAGAAAAGTAACACCAAAACTTTCATTGAACCGTAACTTCAATTGTAATCAAAACCCTCGAAATTCCGCTAAATGTTTTTCATTTTTCGAACAAaaaacaaaatcaataacacCAAAACTTTCGTTGATACTTAACATCAATTGTAATAAAAAATTACTAGTAATTGAGCTAAATATGTTTCATTTTCGAAAAACTTCTCAGAAATTAAGGAAAAAAATGAGTAAAATTAATACAAAAAATAACGACGGAAAAGGAATAAAAGGAGTACCTTGGGAGTATGGGAAGGATCCCAATCTAATCTCGGACGCTTCTTGGGACGACGATCCATGTATGGACGTGGATACTCCGTTACGTATTCCATTTCCATATATCAAATCGATGCGTAATTTGTAAAGAGAGAAAAAACCCTAATCCCCAATTTGTTTGTGAGCTAAGGAGCAGCGAAAGCTAATGGTGTGGAGCTCGATGCGGCGTACGATTCACATTATTTGATTGATGCTCCACCGTTGGATTAGTAATTGAAGTTTAATCAGGACCGTCTCAGCCGACTTTATAAAGTCGGGGTTAGGGAAACTAACCGTGGTTGAGTTATGTGgttgtttcttttatttttcttctattttaccTATAAATTGTTTTCTTCTATGGTTTCCTTTCCGAATATTCTATTCCTCCGGGGTCGTTTGGTATGGGACTAAATTATCCTGGGATTATAATTTTGGAATTATAATCTCGGGACTAATTTATACCACATGAGAGATGGAATAAAATAATCCCACATTTGAtgggataaggtgggataagatGGGATTTTCTAGATTAAATCTAGGATTAAATTTATACCTTGTTTGGTTGGAGGTATAAATTTATCCTACCTCTAACCAAACAAGGTATAAATTTAATCCTACATCTTATCTCACCTTATACCTCATACCAAGGGGAATGCTCGACATTTTTTCAAACCTCACTCTAAGGATAGGAAAAAGAAAATCTGATAATTATAACATGGCATTAAAGAGCTTCCGCATAACGAATTTGAGGATATCTGattttaaagtttattaaaaatattacttTAGTTGATGTCGCGTCCGAAATAAAGGATATATATAGcctttgttataaaataaaaactgtaaagtaaataaatcgaagacaagtatagagggagattgatatttttattcaacttcaaactaatgtacataatgaactgaaaaatcctctatttatagaagaaaggaagcagctgcaagacttttctttagatgcttgcaacctgcctattTAAGCAAagcatttcattgagctgcttgcaacctgcctgcatcagctgcttgtaaataaattt is a window from the Nicotiana tomentosiformis chromosome 10, ASM39032v3, whole genome shotgun sequence genome containing:
- the LOC104117689 gene encoding serine/threonine-protein kinase AFC2-like isoform X3 encodes the protein MVEVDVLQLLGRYDRGGSRCVQLRNWFDYRNHICLVFEKLGPSLFDFLRKNSYRAFPVDLVREIGRQLLECVAFMHDMRLIHTDLKPENILFVSADYIKVPDYKGTPWSHRDRSFSKRLPKSSAIKVIDFGSTAYERPDHNYIVSTRHYRAPEVILGLGWSYPCDLWSVGCILIELCSGEALFQTHENLEHLAMMERVLGPLPSQMLKRVDRHAEKYVRRGRLDWPEGATSRESIKSVMKLPRLQNLVMQHVDHSAGDLIDLLQGLLRFDPSIRMTAHDALRHPFFTKDQYRRL
- the LOC104117689 gene encoding serine/threonine-protein kinase AFC2-like isoform X1, translated to MEMEYVTEYPRPYMDRRPKKRPRLDWDPSHTPKAQSGIYYGQEVGNSSSYVHSRLLPDHDSLYVKGLAQKGSPPRRDDDKDGHYMFELGENLTTRYKILKKIGEGTFGQVLECWDREQKGFVAIKIIRSIKKYREAAMVEVDVLQLLGRYDRGGSRCVQLRNWFDYRNHICLVFEKLGPSLFDFLRKNSYRAFPVDLVREIGRQLLECVAFMHDMRLIHTDLKPENILFVSADYIKVPDYKGTPWSHRDRSFSKRLPKSSAIKVIDFGSTAYERPDHNYIVSTRHYRAPEVILGLGWSYPCDLWSVGCILIELCSGEALFQTHENLEHLAMMERVLGPLPSQMLKRVDRHAEKYVRRGRLDWPEGATSRESIKSVMKLPRLQNLVMQHVDHSAGDLIDLLQGLLRFDPSIRMTAHDALRHPFFTKDQYRRL
- the LOC104117689 gene encoding serine/threonine-protein kinase AFC2-like isoform X4, with the translated sequence MIGVEAVMHDMRLIHTDLKPENILFVSADYIKVPDYKGTPWSHRDRSFSKRLPKSSAIKVIDFGSTAYERPDHNYIVSTRHYRAPEVILGLGWSYPCDLWSVGCILIELCSGEALFQTHENLEHLAMMERVLGPLPSQMLKRVDRHAEKYVRRGRLDWPEGATSRESIKSVMKLPRLQNLVMQHVDHSAGDLIDLLQGLLRFDPSIRMTAHDALRHPFFTKDQYRRL
- the LOC104117689 gene encoding serine/threonine-protein kinase AFC2-like isoform X2, giving the protein MGKRLAIHRAMCIQDKILKKIGEGTFGQVLECWDREQKGFVAIKIIRSIKKYREAAMVEVDVLQLLGRYDRGGSRCVQLRNWFDYRNHICLVFEKLGPSLFDFLRKNSYRAFPVDLVREIGRQLLECVAFMHDMRLIHTDLKPENILFVSADYIKVPDYKGTPWSHRDRSFSKRLPKSSAIKVIDFGSTAYERPDHNYIVSTRHYRAPEVILGLGWSYPCDLWSVGCILIELCSGEALFQTHENLEHLAMMERVLGPLPSQMLKRVDRHAEKYVRRGRLDWPEGATSRESIKSVMKLPRLQNLVMQHVDHSAGDLIDLLQGLLRFDPSIRMTAHDALRHPFFTKDQYRRL